One genomic region from Streptomyces sp. Li-HN-5-11 encodes:
- a CDS encoding glycoside hydrolase family 3 N-terminal domain-containing protein yields the protein MGQPVRAAVYLDPDASVEARTEDLLSRMTLAEKVGQLLMLDAQHGDLEDIVSAKLAGSVLHVMPERMPEAMERARRTRLGIPLLTADDCIHGHSFWPGATIFPTQLGMACTWDPSLIYRVARASAIEISTTGIHGTFSPVLCITRDLRWGRINETFGEDPYLIGELGAAMVRGYQGEGLGDPTAVLAYAKHFAGYSETLGGRDASEADLSPRKLRSWFLPPFERAARAGCRAFMLGYQSIDGVPITANEWLINDVLKGEWGFTGTLVTDWDNVGRMVYDQRTCADYAEAAAVAVNSGNDLIMATPAFFEGAQEAVARGLVEEKQIDDAVRRVLRLKFELGLFEDPRAPDPERQAQVIGCREHADLNLETARRSLVLLRNEGILPLEGGLTADGTGRAAGRGTPRTIAVIGPNADSTEAMLGDWAGATGQVPWMSEGHPRELVETVLDGLRAVAPADWTVTHARGADIESPAFDPDQWVAGPDGQPQPPVFLPAPVDEAQLREATAAAEAADYAVVVVGDTIALTGEVRSTATLDLQGGQIALLDAVAATGTPMIVVLLQSKPSTLPDSALNAAALIEAFNPGMRGGRAVAELLLGLIEPGGRLPVSFARHVGQQPVYYNQVRGQHGDRYADLTQDPLFAFGEGLSYTTVTYSDLAVHEEEVSADGTVHATVRLTNSGSRPALETVQAYVSDLTTSVTWAKQELKAFTQAEVPPGETLDVGISIPAAHCSLVTADNRRVVEPGEFMLRVGPSSRRERQLSAGFRIRA from the coding sequence GTGGGACAGCCGGTCCGCGCTGCTGTGTACCTGGATCCGGACGCCTCCGTGGAAGCGAGAACCGAGGACCTGCTGTCCCGGATGACCCTGGCGGAGAAGGTCGGGCAGTTGCTGATGCTCGACGCCCAGCACGGGGACCTCGAGGACATCGTGTCGGCCAAGCTGGCCGGGTCGGTCCTGCACGTGATGCCCGAGCGGATGCCGGAGGCCATGGAACGGGCCCGGCGGACACGGCTCGGCATTCCGCTGCTGACCGCCGACGACTGCATCCACGGCCATTCCTTCTGGCCGGGCGCGACCATCTTCCCCACCCAGCTCGGCATGGCCTGCACCTGGGATCCCTCCCTGATTTACCGGGTCGCCCGTGCGTCCGCGATCGAGATCTCGACGACCGGGATCCACGGGACGTTCTCCCCGGTGCTGTGCATCACCCGGGACCTGCGCTGGGGCCGTATCAACGAGACGTTCGGAGAAGACCCGTACCTGATCGGCGAGCTGGGGGCCGCGATGGTGCGCGGCTACCAGGGTGAGGGCCTCGGCGACCCGACCGCCGTGCTGGCGTACGCCAAGCACTTCGCGGGCTACTCCGAGACCCTCGGCGGACGCGACGCAAGCGAAGCTGATCTCAGCCCGCGCAAGCTGCGCTCATGGTTCCTCCCCCCGTTCGAGCGGGCGGCCCGGGCCGGCTGCCGCGCCTTCATGCTGGGCTACCAGTCGATCGACGGGGTGCCCATCACCGCCAACGAGTGGCTGATCAACGACGTGCTCAAGGGCGAGTGGGGCTTCACCGGCACACTGGTCACCGACTGGGACAACGTCGGCCGGATGGTCTACGACCAGCGGACCTGCGCCGACTACGCCGAGGCGGCGGCGGTCGCGGTCAACTCCGGGAACGACCTGATCATGGCCACGCCGGCGTTCTTCGAGGGCGCCCAGGAGGCGGTCGCGCGCGGCCTGGTCGAGGAGAAGCAGATCGACGACGCGGTACGGCGGGTGCTGCGGCTGAAGTTCGAACTCGGGCTCTTCGAGGACCCCCGTGCCCCCGACCCCGAGCGGCAGGCACAGGTGATCGGCTGCCGCGAACACGCCGACCTCAACCTCGAGACCGCCCGGCGTTCCCTCGTACTGCTGCGCAACGAGGGGATCCTGCCGCTCGAAGGCGGCCTGACCGCGGACGGAACCGGCCGCGCCGCGGGCCGGGGCACGCCCCGCACGATCGCGGTCATCGGCCCCAACGCCGACAGCACGGAGGCCATGCTCGGCGACTGGGCGGGTGCCACCGGCCAGGTGCCGTGGATGTCCGAAGGACATCCACGTGAGTTGGTGGAGACGGTGCTCGACGGCCTGCGCGCCGTCGCCCCCGCCGACTGGACCGTCACACACGCCCGCGGAGCAGACATCGAAAGCCCCGCCTTCGACCCCGACCAGTGGGTCGCCGGGCCCGACGGCCAGCCGCAGCCGCCCGTGTTCCTCCCCGCCCCGGTCGACGAGGCACAGCTTCGGGAGGCCACCGCCGCTGCCGAGGCCGCGGACTACGCCGTCGTGGTCGTGGGGGACACCATCGCCCTCACGGGCGAGGTGCGCTCCACCGCCACCCTCGACCTCCAGGGAGGCCAGATCGCGCTGCTGGACGCGGTCGCCGCCACCGGCACGCCCATGATCGTCGTATTGCTGCAGTCCAAGCCGAGCACCCTCCCCGACTCGGCACTGAACGCGGCAGCGCTCATCGAGGCGTTCAACCCGGGCATGCGCGGCGGCCGTGCCGTCGCCGAACTCCTCCTCGGGCTGATCGAACCCGGCGGCCGGCTCCCGGTCTCCTTCGCACGCCACGTCGGACAGCAGCCGGTCTACTACAACCAGGTGCGGGGTCAGCACGGGGACCGCTACGCGGACCTCACCCAGGACCCCCTGTTCGCGTTCGGCGAGGGCCTGAGCTACACCACCGTCACCTACTCCGACCTCGCCGTGCACGAGGAGGAGGTCAGCGCCGACGGCACGGTCCACGCCACGGTGCGGCTCACGAACAGCGGCAGCCGCCCCGCTCTGGAGACGGTCCAGGCGTACGTCAGCGACCTGACCACCAGCGTCACTTGGGCCAAGCAGGAGCTGAAGGCGTTCACCCAGGCCGAGGTCCCTCCCGGCGAAACCCTGGACGTCGGCATCAGCATCCCTGCCGCGCACTGCTCCCTCGTCACCGCCGACAACCGTCGCGTGGTCGAACCGGGCGAGTTCATGCTCCGTGTCGGTCCCAGCTCACGGCGGGAGCGACAGCTCAGCGCGGGGTTCCGCATCCGGGCCTGA
- a CDS encoding carbohydrate ABC transporter permease, protein MSTLTHPGTEHADTDNRILRRRRVRQNWGNPWLYLPLTGCLLLMIAPFLWMLSGSFKPEADIRRLPPVLIPTAPTTANYSELFRSLDFTSMFANSVIVSLAITAGNLLFCSMLGYALAKLDFRGRRVVFSLVIGTLMVPALVTFVPLYVLVANMELTGSLIGLILPFLAGPFGVFLMRQFISTLPDELIDAARVDGCRELAIFWRIILPLTRPALATLGIITFLGSWNSFLWPLVVAQNQDQYTLPVGLALASSGQSFTRYGILLAGAVVVLLPVMLVFLRFQRQFVAGIATTGLK, encoded by the coding sequence ATGAGCACCCTCACGCACCCTGGCACCGAACACGCGGACACTGACAACCGGATCCTGCGGCGCCGCCGCGTCCGGCAGAACTGGGGCAACCCCTGGCTGTATCTGCCGCTCACCGGCTGCCTCCTGCTGATGATCGCGCCCTTCCTGTGGATGCTGTCCGGCTCCTTCAAGCCCGAGGCCGACATCCGCAGACTGCCACCCGTTCTGATCCCCACCGCACCCACGACCGCCAACTACAGCGAGCTGTTCCGCAGCCTCGACTTCACGAGCATGTTCGCGAATTCGGTGATCGTGTCCCTGGCCATCACCGCGGGCAACCTGCTCTTCTGCTCGATGCTCGGCTACGCCCTGGCCAAGCTGGACTTCCGCGGCCGGCGCGTCGTGTTCAGCCTGGTCATCGGCACCCTCATGGTGCCCGCCCTGGTCACCTTCGTACCGCTGTACGTGCTGGTGGCCAACATGGAGCTGACCGGCTCGCTGATCGGGCTGATCCTGCCGTTCCTGGCCGGCCCGTTCGGGGTGTTCCTGATGCGGCAGTTCATCTCCACGCTGCCCGACGAACTCATCGACGCCGCCCGCGTCGACGGCTGCCGCGAACTGGCCATCTTCTGGCGGATCATCCTCCCGCTGACCAGGCCCGCCCTCGCCACGCTGGGGATCATCACCTTCCTCGGCTCCTGGAACAGCTTCCTGTGGCCCCTGGTCGTGGCCCAGAACCAGGACCAGTACACGCTGCCGGTCGGCCTCGCCCTGGCCAGCAGCGGCCAGTCCTTCACCCGCTACGGCATCCTCCTCGCCGGCGCCGTCGTCGTCCTTCTGCCCGTGATGCTCGTCTTCCTCCGCTTCCAGCGCCAGTTCGTCGCCGGCATCGCCACCACGGGCCTGAAGTGA
- a CDS encoding carbohydrate ABC transporter permease yields the protein MTSMSTKTLPGRGDVHELSTGRPDGSAGRRHSAVRRTARAQARAAWILGVPFLALFAAFMVLPVVWSLLMSMTDTESADLRTPLNVSFIGFDNYVRLFEDEQFVHALRNTGVFVLVGLPLTLAAGLAAAVALDRGIRRFRAVFRVGFYLPVITSVVAVAVIWKTLLDPRAGLVNTVLAWFGINGPAWLADTRFALPVMIVMAVWRNLGTVMIIMLAGLQSVPQSLMEAAELDGAGAWQRFWRVTFPLLRPALLLTAVTTGINYLQFFDEPFVMTNGGPLDSTLSATLYSYNQFGNGNYDMASAAGYVVFVLIVALTVLQFRVLRDKD from the coding sequence ATGACATCCATGTCCACGAAAACGCTCCCCGGCCGGGGCGACGTCCATGAGCTGAGTACCGGGCGGCCGGACGGGAGTGCCGGCCGTCGGCACTCCGCGGTCCGCCGCACGGCGCGGGCGCAGGCCCGGGCCGCCTGGATCCTCGGGGTGCCCTTTCTCGCTCTGTTCGCGGCCTTCATGGTGTTGCCGGTGGTCTGGTCGCTGCTGATGAGCATGACCGACACCGAGAGCGCCGACCTGCGCACTCCGCTGAACGTGTCGTTCATCGGCTTCGACAACTACGTACGGCTCTTCGAGGACGAGCAGTTCGTCCACGCCCTGCGCAACACCGGCGTGTTCGTGCTGGTCGGCCTGCCCCTGACGCTGGCCGCGGGGCTCGCCGCGGCGGTCGCCCTCGACCGGGGCATCCGCCGCTTCCGGGCGGTCTTCCGGGTCGGCTTCTACCTGCCGGTGATCACCAGCGTGGTGGCCGTCGCCGTGATCTGGAAGACGCTCCTGGACCCGCGCGCGGGGCTGGTGAACACCGTCCTGGCCTGGTTCGGGATCAACGGCCCGGCCTGGCTGGCGGACACCCGGTTCGCGCTTCCCGTCATGATCGTGATGGCCGTGTGGCGCAACCTCGGCACCGTCATGATCATCATGCTGGCGGGTCTGCAGTCCGTACCCCAGTCCCTCATGGAAGCGGCCGAACTCGACGGCGCCGGAGCCTGGCAACGCTTCTGGCGGGTCACCTTCCCCCTCCTGCGCCCCGCCCTGCTGCTCACCGCCGTCACCACCGGCATCAACTATCTGCAGTTCTTCGACGAGCCGTTCGTGATGACCAACGGCGGGCCGCTGGACTCGACCCTGTCGGCCACCTTGTACAGCTACAACCAGTTCGGCAACGGCAACTACGACATGGCGTCGGCCGCCGGCTACGTCGTCTTCGTCCTCATCGTCGCGCTGACCGTTCTGCAGTTCCGGGTACTGCGAGACAAGGACTGA
- a CDS encoding extracellular solute-binding protein has translation MRTSTRHTVRTVQALCITVTAALVATGCGRSADSGPGKDAPTTIGSGKATGKVVMWSMGDTDPALLSLAKKFEQHNPGVKVQITPIPWASAHDKLTTAIAGGNTPDMSVVGSTWMAEMASMNAFQATPTSFKSSDFYAGQWGTTKYKNTSYGVPFVADTSAVYYRTDLTEKAGIKGPLASDRDGYIKDLKAIQATAGKQNPKLRYASGWLIGFNSWLFWVPMVWQQGGDIYDAKTKKFTFDTPEVAKALEYYASVPQQHLAPTDKEDNVQGFQDGLIAVYQEAAWAGGAFHKDSPQLDGKWKTMPVPYSKQPAGFAGGSDLAVFKGAKNSKAAWKFAQFLTEPANLAAYGKATGQLPPSPAAWSEGRLTEDETKKAFEEQLKVSKAPPAITTWQQIADAIDSELEKLSLGKATVAQVQQTLQSKATSIGTGR, from the coding sequence ATGCGTACGTCTACTCGTCACACCGTCAGAACCGTCCAGGCCCTGTGCATCACCGTCACGGCCGCCCTGGTGGCCACCGGCTGCGGCCGCAGTGCCGACTCCGGGCCCGGTAAGGACGCACCCACGACGATCGGCAGTGGCAAGGCCACGGGCAAGGTCGTCATGTGGTCCATGGGTGACACCGACCCGGCCCTGCTGAGCCTGGCCAAGAAGTTCGAGCAGCACAACCCCGGCGTCAAGGTCCAGATCACCCCGATTCCCTGGGCCTCCGCCCACGACAAGCTGACCACCGCGATCGCCGGCGGCAACACACCGGACATGTCCGTGGTCGGCTCGACCTGGATGGCCGAGATGGCCTCCATGAACGCCTTCCAGGCCACCCCGACGTCGTTCAAGTCGTCGGACTTCTACGCCGGCCAGTGGGGCACCACCAAGTACAAGAACACCTCCTACGGCGTGCCGTTCGTCGCCGACACCTCGGCGGTCTACTACCGGACCGATCTCACCGAGAAGGCCGGCATCAAGGGCCCCCTGGCCAGTGACCGGGACGGCTACATAAAGGACCTCAAGGCCATCCAGGCGACCGCCGGCAAGCAGAACCCCAAACTGCGCTACGCCAGCGGATGGCTGATCGGCTTCAACTCCTGGCTCTTCTGGGTGCCGATGGTCTGGCAGCAGGGCGGTGACATCTACGACGCCAAGACCAAGAAGTTCACCTTCGACACCCCGGAGGTCGCCAAGGCGCTGGAGTACTACGCGAGCGTCCCCCAGCAGCACCTGGCGCCGACCGACAAGGAGGACAACGTCCAGGGCTTCCAGGACGGGCTGATCGCCGTCTACCAGGAGGCTGCCTGGGCCGGCGGCGCCTTCCACAAGGACTCCCCGCAGCTGGACGGCAAGTGGAAGACCATGCCGGTGCCGTACAGCAAGCAGCCCGCCGGGTTCGCCGGCGGCAGCGACCTCGCGGTGTTCAAGGGCGCCAAGAACTCCAAGGCCGCATGGAAGTTCGCCCAGTTCCTCACCGAGCCCGCCAACCTCGCCGCCTACGGCAAGGCCACCGGCCAGCTGCCCCCGTCGCCCGCCGCCTGGTCGGAGGGGAGGCTGACCGAGGACGAGACCAAGAAGGCGTTCGAGGAGCAGCTGAAGGTCAGCAAGGCGCCGCCCGCCATCACGACCTGGCAGCAGATCGCCGACGCCATCGACTCCGAGCTGGAGAAGCTGTCCCTCGGCAAGGCCACCGTCGCCCAGGTGCAGCAGACACTGCAGTCCAAGGCCACCAGCATCGGCACCGGCCGCTGA
- a CDS encoding LacI family DNA-binding transcriptional regulator — MGVTIADVASRAGVSKTTVSRVLNGKGEINENTVLKVRKAISELGYVPSAGAVGLARGTTQMIGMLVPDMAWAWAGIVQAVVETLESEGFGLRMLTWNRGEESLRRLGLQVAAKSFDGLLVIEPEGAMGYITELHEAGLPVVLIDDRFQRPGFPYVATTNRQGGEQAARHLLEIGRRRPLVLTGPETFGCTRERLDGFVDVYAEAGIEIGQRSIIPGDFDFERCRSAVARARADGVEFDAVFAHNDPSAAGVLAALHEAGLWVPQDVAVVGFDDLEMASYTYPALTTIRQPMREMGEAAARLLLDHVRGSPEAAPSCIVPTSLVIRGSTLQPGSH; from the coding sequence ATGGGAGTCACCATCGCCGACGTGGCCTCACGGGCCGGCGTCAGCAAGACGACGGTCTCGCGAGTGCTGAACGGCAAAGGCGAGATCAACGAGAACACCGTCCTGAAGGTCCGCAAGGCGATATCGGAGCTCGGCTATGTGCCCAGCGCCGGAGCAGTCGGGCTCGCACGCGGCACCACACAGATGATCGGCATGCTGGTCCCGGACATGGCCTGGGCCTGGGCCGGCATCGTGCAGGCGGTCGTCGAAACGCTGGAGTCCGAGGGCTTCGGGCTGCGCATGCTGACCTGGAACCGCGGTGAGGAGTCACTGCGCAGGCTGGGTCTGCAGGTCGCCGCCAAGTCGTTCGACGGTCTGCTGGTGATAGAGCCCGAAGGTGCCATGGGGTACATCACGGAGCTGCATGAAGCGGGGCTGCCGGTCGTACTGATCGATGATCGCTTCCAGCGGCCCGGTTTCCCCTACGTGGCCACCACCAACCGGCAGGGGGGTGAGCAGGCCGCCCGGCACCTGCTGGAAATCGGCCGCCGTCGCCCCTTGGTGCTGACCGGACCCGAGACGTTCGGCTGTACTCGGGAACGGCTGGACGGCTTCGTCGACGTCTACGCCGAAGCCGGGATCGAGATCGGCCAACGCAGCATCATCCCCGGCGACTTCGACTTCGAACGCTGCCGTAGCGCGGTGGCGCGCGCTCGCGCGGACGGCGTGGAGTTCGACGCGGTCTTCGCACACAACGACCCCTCGGCGGCCGGCGTGCTGGCCGCACTGCACGAGGCCGGTCTGTGGGTTCCGCAGGATGTCGCAGTGGTGGGTTTCGACGACCTTGAGATGGCGTCGTACACCTACCCGGCCCTGACGACCATCCGCCAGCCGATGCGGGAGATGGGTGAGGCGGCGGCGCGGTTGCTGCTGGACCACGTGCGCGGATCGCCGGAGGCCGCTCCCTCTTGCATCGTTCCCACCAGCCTCGTGATCCGTGGCTCGACGTTACAGCCGGGCTCGCACTGA
- a CDS encoding LacI family DNA-binding transcriptional regulator gives MPSEQNDTGRRPATMRDVATMAGVGIATVSRVVNGKPVTPDLAERVTRAAELLGYRHDLTASSLRRADRRTHTLGLVLEDAANPFSAALHRAVEDAAAEQGLLVLAGSTDEDPVRERGLLKTFTARRVDGLIVVPTGQTDTDLDAARRAGTPVVCMDRRTTAPQVDTVTVDNRAGVRATVKRLHEAGHQRIAFLGDLRSIWTAEERYAGFVEGLAEVGCVLHPSLVRRGLHGPEAAQEATRELLALAHAPTALVSGQNLLTIGARMTLQELQLQSRVALIGFDDLPLADLLEPGISVIAQDHAAIGREAATLLFDRLEGEAGPARHCVLPTRYLARGSGELPAPEGI, from the coding sequence TTGCCCAGCGAGCAGAACGACACAGGTCGGCGACCGGCGACCATGCGCGACGTCGCGACCATGGCCGGGGTGGGGATCGCCACCGTCTCGCGGGTCGTCAACGGCAAGCCCGTCACGCCTGACCTGGCGGAACGCGTGACGCGCGCCGCGGAGCTGCTCGGCTACCGCCACGACCTGACGGCCAGCAGCCTGCGCCGGGCGGACCGCCGCACCCACACCCTCGGCCTGGTCCTGGAGGACGCGGCCAACCCCTTCTCCGCCGCGCTGCACCGCGCGGTGGAGGATGCCGCCGCCGAGCAGGGCCTGCTGGTCCTGGCCGGGTCCACCGACGAGGACCCGGTCCGGGAACGCGGCCTGCTGAAGACCTTCACCGCCCGCCGGGTCGACGGCCTCATCGTGGTGCCCACCGGACAGACCGACACCGACCTCGACGCGGCCCGCCGCGCCGGCACACCCGTCGTCTGCATGGACCGCCGCACCACAGCGCCGCAGGTCGACACCGTGACGGTGGACAACCGCGCGGGCGTGCGGGCGACGGTGAAGCGACTGCACGAGGCAGGTCACCAGCGCATCGCCTTCCTGGGGGACCTCCGCTCGATCTGGACCGCCGAAGAGCGCTACGCCGGCTTCGTGGAGGGGCTCGCCGAGGTGGGATGCGTCCTGCACCCCTCCCTCGTGCGGCGTGGGCTGCACGGCCCGGAAGCCGCCCAGGAGGCCACCCGCGAGCTCCTGGCCCTCGCCCACGCGCCCACCGCACTCGTCTCCGGCCAGAACCTCCTGACCATCGGGGCCCGTATGACCCTGCAGGAGCTTCAGCTGCAGAGCCGCGTGGCGCTGATCGGCTTCGACGACCTGCCCCTCGCCGACCTGCTCGAACCCGGCATCTCGGTGATCGCCCAGGACCACGCCGCCATCGGCAGGGAGGCCGCGACCCTGCTCTTCGACCGCCTCGAGGGTGAGGCCGGACCAGCCCGCCACTGCGTGCTGCCCACCCGCTACCTCGCCCGCGGCTCCGGCGAACTCCCGGCTCCCGAGGGCATCTGA